One stretch of Brevibacillus laterosporus DNA includes these proteins:
- a CDS encoding bifunctional oligoribonuclease/PAP phosphatase NrnA — protein sequence MNIDQTVFLDAARFVRENERFLIISHVNPDGDTTGSALAMALLLEQLGKSYVIVNQGSTTEMFSFLPRFNNIINLSEQTVDEKFSCVIAVDAADSSRMGEVTHLFAPDAQILNIDHHPTNDAFGTFNIIIPHAAATAEIMYDWCAAASFSLTKEIATCIYTGLLTDTGGFRYSNTTPHVMEVASHLLTYGVASAEIAERCLESITLKHVQILKRALGSLELTNNGLVATIQISKQDFLETNSTNDDTGGIVNYGRNIEGVEVGIFLTEVEEGIIKISFRSRAQVDVAQLAKSIGGGGHARAAGCTMKGVTLEQAKESVWRLVDQVLGVE from the coding sequence ATGAATATCGATCAAACTGTTTTCTTAGATGCCGCTCGTTTTGTTCGTGAAAACGAGCGTTTCTTAATTATTTCCCACGTAAACCCTGATGGTGACACGACGGGCTCTGCTCTTGCTATGGCTCTTTTATTAGAACAGCTGGGCAAGAGTTATGTGATTGTAAACCAAGGATCTACAACTGAGATGTTCTCCTTTTTGCCACGCTTTAACAACATCATCAATCTATCTGAACAAACTGTGGACGAGAAATTTTCTTGCGTTATCGCTGTAGACGCGGCAGATAGCAGTCGGATGGGAGAAGTTACTCATTTGTTTGCTCCAGACGCACAAATTCTAAATATTGACCATCATCCCACCAATGATGCATTTGGTACATTCAATATTATTATTCCTCATGCTGCTGCTACAGCAGAGATTATGTATGATTGGTGTGCTGCTGCCTCATTTTCATTAACAAAAGAGATTGCAACTTGCATCTATACTGGGTTACTTACGGACACAGGTGGATTTCGCTATTCCAATACGACACCGCATGTCATGGAGGTTGCTTCTCATCTTCTTACCTATGGTGTGGCTTCAGCTGAAATTGCAGAGCGTTGTCTAGAGAGCATTACGTTAAAGCACGTGCAGATTCTCAAGCGTGCCTTAGGATCTCTTGAGCTTACAAATAATGGACTCGTTGCTACTATACAGATATCGAAACAGGACTTTTTGGAAACAAATTCAACCAATGACGATACCGGTGGCATTGTCAATTATGGGCGTAATATTGAGGGTGTCGAGGTCGGTATCTTTTTAACCGAAGTAGAAGAAGGCATTATTAAAATTAGTTTCCGTTCTCGTGCGCAGGTAGATGTGGCTCAGCTAGCCAAGAGCATCGGTGGCGGTGGACATGCCCGCGCAGCAGGGTGCACCATGAAAGGTGTAACACTGGAACAGGCGAAGGAATCTGTTTGGCGATTGGTAGATCAAGTGCTTGGAGTGGAATGA
- the rbfA gene encoding 30S ribosome-binding factor RbfA: MSMNKTRMSRVSEEIKKELSVLLQREMKDPRIGFVTVTDVEVTSDLQQAKVFISVFGDESKREDTLRGLQKAKGFLRTEVGRRIKLRHVPELLFKLDASIDYGNKIDNLLREISPNEGEK; encoded by the coding sequence ATGAGCATGAATAAAACCCGAATGAGTCGCGTAAGTGAAGAGATCAAAAAAGAATTGAGCGTTCTATTGCAACGTGAAATGAAAGATCCACGCATCGGTTTTGTAACAGTAACAGATGTGGAAGTAACTAGTGACCTTCAACAAGCAAAAGTGTTTATCAGTGTTTTTGGAGATGAAAGCAAACGTGAGGATACGCTGAGAGGTTTGCAAAAAGCAAAAGGCTTTCTTCGTACGGAAGTGGGACGTCGTATCAAGTTAAGACATGTACCTGAACTTCTATTTAAACTGGATGCTTCCATTGATTACGGAAATAAAATCGATAACCTTTTGCGTGAAATCTCCCCAAATGAAGGAGAGAAGTAG
- a CDS encoding DUF503 domain-containing protein, protein MVAVTQLELFMPYTSSLKEKRSIIKSVMGQIRHKYNVSIAEIDFHEQWQRTLLEVAAVANEYSFLQKEITTIVRFVETFSDVELIRADTEYYD, encoded by the coding sequence GTGGTAGCTGTGACGCAGTTAGAACTGTTTATGCCCTATACAAGCTCTCTAAAGGAAAAACGTTCAATTATTAAAAGCGTCATGGGTCAAATTCGGCATAAGTACAATGTATCAATTGCCGAAATAGATTTTCACGAGCAATGGCAGCGTACCTTACTTGAGGTAGCTGCCGTTGCCAATGAATACTCCTTTTTGCAAAAGGAAATTACCACCATCGTGCGGTTTGTAGAAACATTTTCCGACGTAGAGTTAATTCGGGCGGATACGGAATACTACGACTAA
- a CDS encoding translation initiation factor IF-2: MKTRVYEYAKKHNMSSKEIVTLLKRINIDVSNHMSIMDEETVQKLEQHLANLRANASSGNTQAKQVQQPKQEKPQTKSSSEARATSQSENSPKQDGQKPQIANAAGKTSAQVQGRGTQNQNQGKNQERRANTMTQNKKQDAKQTEVKPQTANVDAERKEETLADKAKIPAKVGMEKREKIKKAPQVKKTFEDNRKGPQFNKNQRRQNNGRQGGHTPAPRPVYELPSKITFTESLTANELGKKLRREPAEIIKKLFALGIMATINQDLDRDTIELICTDYGVEVEEKIIIDEINFETLAEVDTDEELSERPPVVTIMGHVDHGKTTLLDAIRSTNVVAGEAGGITQHIGAYQVEIKGKKITFLDTPGHAAFTTMRARGAQVTDITILVVAADDGVKPQTIEAISHAKAANVPIIVAVNKIDKVGADLDRVKQELMKYELVAEEWGGETIFCPLSAKQRSGIEELLEYILLVSEVQELKANPDKRARGTVVEAELDKGRGPVATVLVQHGTLRVGDPIVVGSAFGRIRAMVNDKGRRIKEAPPSMPIEITGLNDVPQAGDQFMVFEDEKKARSIGESRAVKQRDSERRASARVSLDDLFTQIQEGDIKELNLIIKADVQGSVEALRGSLEKIEVNGTRVKVIHTGAGAITESDVTLANASNAIIIGFNVRPEPNARSMAEQEKIDIRLHRVIYTVIEEIESALKGMLDPVYKEEIIGQAEARQIFKVSKVGTIAGCYVTEGKLSRDAGARLIREGVVIYEGKLDTLKRFKDDVKEVATNYECGVTLERFTDIKEGDIIEAFIMVEVKA; the protein is encoded by the coding sequence ATGAAGACACGCGTATACGAATACGCAAAGAAACATAACATGAGCAGTAAGGAAATTGTTACTCTCTTGAAGAGAATCAATATAGATGTCAGCAATCACATGAGTATTATGGACGAAGAAACGGTACAAAAATTGGAACAACATTTGGCAAATTTACGAGCAAATGCTTCCAGTGGTAACACCCAGGCAAAACAAGTGCAACAGCCAAAGCAAGAAAAGCCACAAACCAAATCAAGCAGCGAGGCGCGAGCCACATCCCAATCGGAAAACTCCCCCAAACAAGACGGCCAAAAACCGCAAATTGCAAATGCTGCTGGTAAAACCTCCGCTCAAGTACAAGGCAGAGGCACGCAAAACCAAAATCAGGGGAAGAATCAGGAGCGAAGAGCAAATACTATGACGCAAAACAAAAAACAAGATGCAAAACAAACAGAAGTAAAACCGCAAACTGCCAACGTTGACGCAGAACGCAAAGAAGAAACTTTAGCAGACAAAGCAAAAATTCCAGCTAAGGTTGGAATGGAAAAACGCGAAAAAATTAAGAAGGCTCCACAAGTTAAAAAAACCTTCGAAGATAACAGAAAAGGACCGCAGTTTAACAAAAACCAAAGACGCCAAAATAACGGACGTCAAGGTGGACACACTCCTGCACCGCGTCCTGTTTATGAATTGCCAAGCAAAATTACGTTTACAGAGTCACTTACTGCGAACGAATTGGGCAAAAAGCTAAGAAGAGAACCAGCAGAAATCATTAAAAAGCTGTTCGCTTTGGGTATTATGGCTACGATCAACCAAGATCTAGATAGAGATACCATTGAACTAATTTGTACTGACTACGGTGTAGAAGTAGAAGAAAAAATTATCATTGATGAAATTAACTTCGAAACACTCGCTGAGGTAGATACAGACGAAGAGCTAAGCGAACGCCCACCAGTTGTTACGATTATGGGTCACGTTGACCATGGTAAAACAACGTTACTAGATGCAATCCGCTCTACAAATGTAGTTGCTGGAGAAGCTGGTGGTATCACACAGCATATTGGTGCATACCAAGTTGAGATTAAAGGTAAGAAGATTACATTCTTGGATACGCCTGGTCACGCCGCTTTTACAACGATGCGTGCTCGTGGTGCTCAAGTTACGGATATCACGATCCTAGTTGTTGCTGCTGATGATGGTGTTAAACCACAAACGATTGAAGCAATTAGCCATGCGAAAGCGGCAAATGTTCCGATTATCGTTGCTGTCAACAAAATCGATAAAGTAGGCGCTGATCTAGATCGTGTTAAGCAAGAATTAATGAAATACGAATTAGTAGCTGAAGAGTGGGGCGGCGAAACAATTTTCTGCCCGCTATCTGCGAAACAACGTTCAGGTATTGAAGAGCTTCTAGAATACATTCTATTGGTATCTGAAGTACAAGAATTGAAAGCAAACCCTGACAAGCGTGCTCGTGGTACAGTTGTCGAGGCTGAATTGGATAAAGGACGCGGACCGGTTGCAACTGTATTGGTTCAACATGGTACGTTGCGTGTCGGAGATCCAATCGTTGTAGGTTCTGCTTTTGGTCGCATACGTGCGATGGTGAACGACAAAGGTCGTCGTATTAAAGAAGCACCACCGTCCATGCCAATTGAAATCACTGGTTTGAATGATGTACCTCAAGCTGGCGATCAGTTCATGGTATTTGAAGATGAAAAGAAAGCTCGTTCAATTGGTGAATCTCGTGCAGTTAAACAACGTGATTCTGAGCGTCGTGCAAGCGCTCGTGTCTCCTTGGATGATTTGTTCACTCAAATCCAGGAAGGCGATATTAAAGAATTGAACTTAATCATTAAAGCAGACGTTCAAGGTTCTGTAGAAGCCCTACGCGGTTCTCTTGAGAAAATTGAAGTCAATGGTACTCGTGTGAAGGTTATTCATACAGGTGCTGGTGCGATTACTGAGTCAGACGTTACTTTAGCGAATGCATCTAATGCGATCATTATTGGTTTCAATGTTCGTCCTGAGCCTAATGCACGTAGCATGGCTGAACAAGAGAAGATTGATATCCGTCTACACCGCGTTATTTACACAGTTATCGAAGAGATTGAATCCGCGTTGAAAGGGATGCTTGATCCTGTATACAAAGAGGAGATCATCGGCCAAGCGGAAGCTCGTCAAATCTTCAAAGTATCTAAAGTGGGTACAATCGCAGGTTGCTACGTAACGGAAGGTAAGTTAAGCCGTGATGCAGGTGCTCGTTTGATTCGTGAAGGCGTAGTTATTTATGAAGGTAAATTAGATACGCTAAAACGTTTCAAAGACGATGTGAAAGAAGTAGCAACGAACTATGAGTGCGGTGTTACTCTAGAGCGTTTCACTGACATTAAAGAGGGCGACATCATTGAAGCCTTCATTATGGTTGAAGTTAAAGCCTAG
- a CDS encoding YlxQ family RNA-binding protein, with translation MNQKVAQLLGLAMRAGKVITGEGLVINGVRNGQAKLVLLATDASANTTKKVSDKCLYYKVPCYSLSTRYELGSAIGKEARVSIAITDSRMAKSMENLLTPNP, from the coding sequence ATGAATCAAAAAGTAGCGCAATTGCTAGGGTTGGCCATGCGTGCAGGCAAAGTAATAACGGGTGAAGGTCTCGTGATCAATGGAGTTCGTAACGGACAGGCAAAGCTTGTCCTTCTGGCTACAGATGCATCAGCTAACACGACCAAGAAAGTGTCCGACAAATGCCTGTATTATAAGGTGCCTTGTTATTCGCTTTCGACCAGGTACGAACTTGGAAGTGCGATTGGTAAAGAAGCTCGAGTCTCGATCGCCATCACAGATAGTAGGATGGCAAAGAGCATGGAGAACCTTCTCACACCTAATCCATAA
- a CDS encoding YlxR family protein codes for MKVKKVPLRKCIVCQEMYPKKELLRVVRTPDEQILIDPSGRASGRGTYVCQKESCRTPDTFTAGKWKKVLERALNTSISQEQYDNFREKWLEMMGK; via the coding sequence ATGAAAGTAAAAAAAGTTCCGTTGCGTAAATGCATCGTTTGTCAGGAAATGTACCCGAAGAAGGAATTGCTACGCGTCGTTCGCACGCCGGATGAGCAAATTTTGATTGATCCAAGCGGAAGGGCGTCCGGACGCGGCACCTATGTTTGTCAAAAAGAAAGCTGCCGCACACCAGATACTTTCACTGCTGGGAAATGGAAAAAAGTTTTGGAACGTGCGCTAAACACCAGCATTTCACAGGAACAATACGATAACTTCCGCGAGAAATGGCTGGAGATGATGGGGAAATGA
- the nusA gene encoding transcription termination/antitermination protein NusA yields MNAEFITALHDLEKEKGIDKEVLIEAIEAALISGYKRNFNSAQNVRVDVNRHSGQVRVFARKNVVEDVLDARLEISLEAANEIDPNFRIDDIVEIEVTPRDFGRIAAQTAKQVVTQRIREAERGLIYNEFIDREEDIVNGIVQRQDSRSYFVDLGKVEAVMPLTEKMPTDDFKPQDRIKAYIIKVEKTTKGPQIVISRTHPGLLKRLFELEVPEIYDGVVEIKSVAREAGDRSKIAVHSTNEEVDPVGACVGPKGLRVQTIVNELKGEKIDIVRWSEDPAEYVANALSPSKVVHVEVNVEEKMTRVIVPDYQLSLAIGKRGQNARLAAKLTGWKIDIKSESQAEQEGISYPKPSDEEASDVGME; encoded by the coding sequence ATGAATGCAGAGTTTATTACAGCACTGCATGATCTGGAAAAGGAAAAAGGAATCGACAAAGAGGTTTTGATTGAAGCAATTGAGGCAGCGCTGATCTCAGGTTACAAGCGTAACTTTAATTCCGCACAAAACGTCCGTGTTGATGTAAACCGCCATTCAGGTCAAGTTCGCGTGTTTGCACGCAAAAATGTTGTAGAAGATGTGCTAGATGCACGTTTGGAGATTTCTTTGGAGGCAGCTAATGAAATCGATCCAAACTTCCGCATTGATGACATCGTAGAGATTGAGGTAACGCCACGTGATTTTGGACGCATTGCGGCTCAAACAGCGAAGCAAGTCGTTACTCAACGCATACGTGAAGCAGAACGTGGACTTATTTATAATGAATTTATTGATCGTGAAGAAGATATCGTAAATGGTATTGTTCAACGTCAAGATTCCCGGTCTTATTTTGTCGACTTGGGTAAAGTGGAAGCGGTAATGCCTCTTACTGAAAAAATGCCGACGGATGACTTTAAACCACAAGACCGCATCAAAGCATATATTATTAAAGTAGAAAAAACTACAAAAGGTCCACAAATCGTGATCTCTCGTACGCATCCAGGTCTGTTAAAACGTTTGTTTGAACTGGAAGTACCTGAAATTTATGACGGCGTAGTTGAAATTAAATCAGTAGCTCGTGAAGCAGGGGATCGCTCAAAAATTGCGGTTCACTCCACAAATGAGGAAGTCGATCCAGTTGGTGCCTGTGTAGGTCCAAAGGGTCTGCGCGTACAAACCATCGTAAATGAACTAAAGGGCGAAAAAATTGACATTGTTCGCTGGTCTGAGGACCCGGCTGAATATGTGGCGAATGCGCTAAGTCCTTCCAAAGTTGTTCATGTAGAAGTGAACGTAGAGGAGAAAATGACGCGTGTAATCGTACCTGACTATCAATTATCACTTGCTATCGGTAAACGTGGACAGAATGCACGTTTGGCAGCCAAACTTACTGGATGGAAAATCGATATTAAGAGTGAAAGTCAAGCAGAACAAGAGGGGATTTCCTATCCTAAGCCTTCCGATGAAGAAGCTAGCGATGTGGGGATGGAATGA
- the rimP gene encoding ribosome maturation factor RimP, with protein MSKVVQIVEELLTPILEETGLELVDIEYKKEGSNWFLRIFIDNDSSNIDIEDCGTVSEKLGAKLDELDPIPTAYFLEVSSPGAERPLRKEKDYHKAVGKHVHITTKEAVDGHTLFEGTLEAFDGETLTISEQKNKYTIKMEQISEARLAIVF; from the coding sequence TTGAGCAAGGTAGTGCAAATTGTTGAGGAACTACTGACTCCTATCCTTGAAGAAACAGGATTGGAACTGGTGGATATCGAATACAAAAAGGAAGGTAGCAACTGGTTTTTGCGTATCTTTATCGACAATGATTCGTCTAACATCGATATTGAAGATTGTGGTACTGTAAGTGAAAAACTAGGGGCAAAGCTGGACGAACTGGACCCGATTCCAACCGCATATTTCTTGGAGGTTTCTTCGCCTGGAGCGGAACGTCCTTTACGTAAAGAAAAAGATTACCACAAGGCTGTAGGCAAACACGTACATATCACCACCAAAGAAGCGGTGGACGGTCACACGTTGTTTGAAGGAACACTAGAAGCGTTTGACGGTGAAACGTTAACGATTTCTGAACAAAAAAACAAATATACAATTAAAATGGAACAAATAAGCGAAGCCCGATTGGCTATCGTCTTTTAA
- a CDS encoding multidrug resistance efflux transporter family protein translates to MRPIWIGIIASFFFAFTFVLNRSMELAGGSWMWSATLRYFFMLPPLLLLVFMRGNLGKLWIELRKHPREWMLWSTVGFGLFYAPFCFAQAYGPGWLIAGTWQITIISGSLLAPFFFEQKMGSQGLQVVRGTISLPGLWMSGVILLGIALMQSEQASLLQTKEVLLGFLPVVLASFAYPLGNRKMMQICGDRVDTYQRVLGMTICSMPFWIVLSVIALIVEGGPSQNQILQTSMVALFSGVCATVLFFRATEMVKGSMRQLAAVEATQSMEVLFATAGEVIWLSASLPTPIASVGLLLIMVGMVLHSLVSGRKEKETPPVNVAG, encoded by the coding sequence ATGCGACCGATTTGGATTGGAATTATAGCTTCTTTCTTTTTTGCGTTTACCTTTGTACTAAATCGTTCTATGGAATTAGCTGGAGGTAGTTGGATGTGGAGTGCAACACTTCGCTATTTTTTCATGCTACCGCCACTACTGTTACTTGTGTTCATGCGAGGAAATTTGGGAAAGCTATGGATAGAGCTCAGAAAGCACCCCAGAGAATGGATGTTGTGGAGCACGGTTGGCTTTGGGCTGTTCTACGCTCCGTTTTGTTTTGCTCAAGCGTATGGACCAGGGTGGCTAATTGCGGGTACATGGCAGATTACAATCATATCTGGTTCTTTGTTGGCTCCGTTCTTTTTTGAACAGAAGATGGGCTCGCAAGGCTTACAAGTAGTGAGAGGTACAATTTCTTTGCCTGGTTTATGGATGTCAGGCGTCATTCTATTAGGAATTGCTTTGATGCAGAGCGAACAAGCCAGTCTTTTGCAAACAAAAGAGGTATTACTAGGATTTTTGCCAGTTGTGCTTGCTTCCTTTGCTTACCCGTTAGGAAATCGAAAAATGATGCAAATTTGTGGAGATCGTGTAGATACTTATCAACGTGTACTTGGTATGACGATATGTAGTATGCCGTTTTGGATTGTTTTATCGGTGATTGCTCTGATAGTAGAAGGAGGTCCAAGCCAGAATCAAATTTTGCAAACATCCATGGTTGCGCTTTTCTCTGGGGTCTGTGCGACTGTTCTATTTTTCCGTGCCACTGAGATGGTGAAAGGGAGTATGCGTCAATTAGCTGCCGTGGAAGCAACACAGTCAATGGAAGTTTTATTCGCTACAGCAGGAGAGGTTATATGGTTATCAGCTAGCTTACCTACACCAATAGCTTCTGTGGGCCTCCTACTAATTATGGTGGGGATGGTTCTACATAGCTTAGTTTCGGGACGGAAAGAAAAGGAAACGCCCCCTGTCAATGTAGCAGGTTAA